A genomic window from Polaribacter gangjinensis includes:
- the fucP gene encoding L-fucose:H+ symporter permease: MMNNTKTPVIDKKVLLPFILVTSLFALWGFANAVTDPMVQAFKKVLELSNSEAAWVQMAFYGGYFCMALPAAMFMRKYSYKVGILIGLALYATGALLFYPAAQSESFLFFCLGLYILTFGLAFLETAANPYALALGPKETATQRLNLAQAFNPLGLIAGLFVAQQFVLKNLKSDDVEDFSSLEEASKILMKTSDLMVIRDPYVMLGLFISLVFVVFLISKMPQSKADGEMPDIIDTFKVLASNTKYTLGVVAQILYVGGQIMCWTYIYQYAEAIDIDSVTAGYYQMAAFIIFTIGRAIGTYLLRFMSAGKMLMYFALFAGVFALGTIFIQGIVGLYCLVGISFFMSAMFPTIYGIALNDLSEEQSKVGSAGLVMAIVGGALMPKLQGMIIDAGGNGVADLQIFGVYEVNFSFILPFVCFMFISWYGLFVFKKI; the protein is encoded by the coding sequence ATGATGAACAATACAAAAACACCTGTAATTGATAAAAAAGTATTACTTCCTTTTATACTTGTTACGTCTCTTTTTGCATTATGGGGATTTGCAAATGCAGTAACAGATCCTATGGTACAAGCTTTTAAAAAAGTCTTAGAGCTTTCTAATTCAGAGGCTGCTTGGGTTCAAATGGCCTTTTATGGAGGTTATTTTTGCATGGCACTTCCTGCTGCAATGTTTATGAGAAAATATTCCTATAAAGTAGGAATTTTAATTGGATTAGCTTTGTATGCAACAGGGGCTTTATTATTTTATCCAGCTGCACAATCAGAAAGTTTTTTATTCTTTTGCCTAGGATTGTATATTTTAACTTTCGGTCTTGCTTTTTTAGAAACAGCGGCAAATCCTTATGCATTGGCACTTGGACCAAAAGAAACAGCAACACAAAGGTTAAATTTAGCCCAAGCTTTTAATCCTTTAGGTTTAATTGCAGGATTATTTGTTGCACAACAATTTGTGTTAAAAAATCTTAAATCTGATGATGTTGAAGATTTTAGTTCATTAGAAGAGGCTTCTAAAATTTTGATGAAAACTTCTGATTTAATGGTCATCAGAGACCCTTATGTAATGTTAGGTTTATTTATTTCGTTAGTTTTTGTAGTTTTTTTAATTAGTAAAATGCCTCAATCTAAAGCTGATGGTGAAATGCCAGATATTATTGATACATTTAAAGTATTAGCATCCAATACAAAATATACGCTGGGTGTGGTAGCACAAATTTTATATGTTGGTGGCCAAATAATGTGTTGGACGTACATTTACCAATATGCTGAAGCAATAGATATTGATAGTGTTACAGCAGGTTATTATCAAATGGCAGCATTTATCATTTTTACAATAGGAAGAGCAATAGGTACTTATTTACTTCGTTTCATGAGCGCAGGAAAAATGTTAATGTATTTTGCTTTATTTGCTGGAGTTTTTGCATTGGGCACAATTTTTATTCAAGGAATTGTTGGTTTGTATTGCCTCGTAGGAATATCATTCTTTATGTCAGCAATGTTTCCAACAATTTATGGAATTGCCTTGAATGATCTCTCAGAAGAGCAATCAAAAGTAGGTTCAGCAGGACTAGTTATGGCTATTGTAGGTGGTGCTTTGATGCCAAAGTTGCAAGGTATGATTATTGATGCTGGAGGAAATGGCGTAGCGGACCTCCAGATTTTTGGGGTTTATGAGGTCAATTTCTCATTTATATTACCATTTGTTTGTTTTATGTTTATTTCATGGTATGGTCTTTTTGTTTTTAAAAAAATATGA
- a CDS encoding GH92 family glycosyl hydrolase produces MKNIKGYIVLIGLGLLLIYSFGYKTEKDLKSSTDNTKYVNTFIGTGGHGHTFPGATTPYGMVQLSPDTRTLGWDACGGYHYSDNSILGFSHTHLSGTGISDLGDFLFMPFKGEAKINPGTPENPDSGYRSRFYHKDEKCSPGFYSVLLKDYNIQASLTATTRAGFHKYVFKDGGKSGIIIDLSHNIYPDNKPRHEFKLISDTEIAGYKGSGGWATNQNIFFNAKFNKPFSCSFYEDGKKIEKLPNYYSKKLVAVLSFDTKPNEEVLVKVGISSVDYQGAKKNLDAEIKHWNFDKVTTEAHEKWKKELSKIEVSGGTETEKKIFYTSLYHTSIAPNIFSDVDNRYRGMDQKIYKSTSKNTYTVFSLWDTFRAFNPLKTITDPTRTSEFISTLLTKYDQGGVLPMWELHANYTGCMIGYHSVPVIVDAYQKGIRGFDIEKAYQAIVHASKYDTINVKFPSKQVQKLLMPKGKWYHQNQPYIPADLENESVSKALEYAYNDWCIAQMAKQLDKIDDYNYFMSRSKKYVEYYDSETGFMRGKNSDGKWREPFDPRFSRHRKDDYTEGNAFQWSWFVPHDVDGLVKLVGGKDAFIKKLDELFSTSSELVGDEVSNDISGLIGQYAHGNEPSHHITHFYNFVDQPWKTQELADKIMSELYFDNPNGLAGNEDCGQMSAWYVLNAMGFYSFNPGDPTYSIGRPIFDKVTINLESGKKFTIKVIHNSKTNKYIQKMTLNNKVLQKPFFKHEDILNGGVLEFTMGNLPK; encoded by the coding sequence ATGAAGAATATTAAGGGTTATATCGTTTTAATTGGATTAGGTCTATTGCTCATTTATTCCTTTGGGTACAAAACCGAAAAGGATCTAAAATCAAGCACTGATAATACTAAATACGTCAATACTTTTATTGGTACTGGAGGTCATGGTCATACTTTTCCTGGAGCAACAACTCCTTATGGAATGGTACAATTAAGTCCAGATACGAGAACTTTGGGTTGGGATGCATGTGGTGGTTATCATTATTCAGATAATTCAATTTTAGGATTTTCTCACACACATTTAAGCGGAACAGGAATCAGTGATTTAGGAGATTTTTTATTCATGCCTTTTAAAGGAGAAGCTAAAATCAATCCAGGAACACCAGAAAATCCTGATAGTGGTTATCGTTCTAGATTTTATCATAAAGACGAAAAATGCTCCCCAGGTTTTTACAGTGTTTTATTAAAAGATTACAATATACAAGCTTCTTTAACAGCCACAACAAGAGCAGGTTTCCATAAGTATGTTTTTAAGGATGGAGGAAAATCGGGAATTATCATCGATCTTTCTCACAATATTTATCCAGATAATAAACCAAGACATGAATTTAAATTAATTTCTGATACTGAAATTGCAGGTTACAAAGGTTCAGGTGGATGGGCAACCAATCAAAATATATTTTTTAATGCAAAATTCAATAAACCATTTTCTTGTAGTTTTTATGAGGATGGAAAAAAAATTGAAAAATTACCAAATTATTACTCAAAAAAATTAGTTGCGGTATTAAGTTTTGATACGAAACCAAATGAGGAAGTGTTGGTGAAAGTTGGAATTTCTTCTGTAGATTATCAAGGAGCTAAAAAAAACCTAGATGCAGAAATTAAACACTGGAATTTTGATAAAGTTACCACAGAAGCACATGAAAAATGGAAAAAAGAGCTCTCTAAAATCGAAGTAAGTGGTGGTACAGAAACTGAAAAGAAAATTTTTTACACATCACTATATCACACAAGTATTGCACCAAATATATTCTCTGATGTTGACAATAGGTATAGAGGAATGGATCAAAAAATTTATAAATCTACCTCAAAAAACACGTATACTGTTTTTTCACTTTGGGATACATTTAGGGCTTTCAATCCTTTAAAAACAATCACAGATCCTACTAGAACTAGTGAGTTCATCAGTACTTTACTCACTAAATATGATCAAGGAGGCGTTTTGCCAATGTGGGAATTACACGCAAATTATACAGGGTGTATGATTGGTTACCATTCAGTGCCTGTAATTGTTGACGCTTATCAAAAAGGAATTAGAGGATTTGATATAGAGAAAGCATACCAAGCAATTGTTCATGCAAGTAAATACGATACAATTAATGTAAAATTTCCCTCGAAGCAAGTTCAAAAGTTATTGATGCCAAAAGGAAAATGGTATCATCAAAATCAACCTTACATTCCTGCAGATTTAGAAAACGAATCAGTTTCAAAAGCATTGGAATATGCTTATAATGATTGGTGTATTGCACAAATGGCAAAACAACTAGATAAAATTGATGATTATAATTATTTTATGAGTCGATCAAAAAAATATGTTGAATACTATGACTCAGAAACTGGATTTATGCGAGGAAAAAATTCAGATGGAAAATGGAGAGAGCCTTTTGATCCTCGTTTTTCTAGGCATCGTAAAGATGATTATACAGAAGGAAATGCTTTTCAATGGTCATGGTTTGTGCCTCATGATGTAGATGGTTTAGTAAAGTTGGTTGGCGGAAAAGATGCATTTATTAAAAAATTAGACGAGTTATTTTCAACTAGTTCTGAATTAGTTGGTGATGAGGTTTCAAATGATATTTCAGGATTAATTGGCCAATATGCACATGGCAATGAACCAAGCCATCATATAACTCATTTTTACAATTTTGTTGATCAGCCATGGAAAACGCAAGAGTTAGCAGACAAAATTATGTCTGAATTGTATTTCGATAATCCAAATGGTCTTGCTGGTAATGAAGATTGTGGTCAAATGTCTGCTTGGTACGTTTTAAATGCAATGGGATTTTACTCTTTTAATCCTGGAGACCCAACTTATTCCATAGGTAGACCAATTTTTGACAAAGTAACCATCAATCTTGAGTCAGGAAAAAAGTTTACAATAAAAGTAATTCACAATAGTAAAACAAATAAATACATTCAAAAAATGACCTTAAATAATAAAGTTCTTCAAAAACCATTTTTCAAACATGAAGATATTCTAAATGGAGGCGTTTTAGAATTTACTATGGGCAATTTACCAAAATAA
- a CDS encoding sulfatase-like hydrolase/transferase, with amino-acid sequence MFVYNKLFYVFIMMTLLVSTNKNEIPNIKKKPNVLILFSDQHNKKTMGFENHPDVITPNLDKLSKESIVFDRAYATRGICVPSRMSLMTGLYPRTLGLMDNNEETSVTDEATSLASIFQYNGYKTFAFGKRHLKGGGDKGWDIRKEVHAEEGDHGNYLSWITEQGYQSEFSYDWAAEFGRGPKGSKDENVKIPIADLGTRISKLPFGYSMEAYTALETIKMIDQQKNSDQPFFCFSSFYRPHQPYNPIKKFMDMYDVSKWGEGTKLKSAIKIPASFYQPTKDLPPLLQFQRNGGNKVWNMDKAFKNEQLWRDFIGAYYALITEIDYYVGEILIALDKANIKEETIIIYTTDHGDFAGNHGMVEKAAAGHNVYEDILNIPLMIRIPGKTVRGKHTAELVTLTDIMPTLIDILDLKTPKLNNKLEGLSLEKLILKGKSIEREYIVSESWFQSTVITKSKKLGIMQENLVNPKQDYRDFGDMFFDRITDPLEIKNGINDPKNKKDIEILKGYFNDFKNKVSGLGFKEINNKLKNGNTKNENPR; translated from the coding sequence ATGTTTGTATATAATAAACTATTTTATGTTTTTATTATGATGACCTTGTTGGTTTCAACAAATAAAAATGAAATACCTAACATTAAAAAGAAACCTAATGTTTTAATTCTTTTTTCTGATCAACATAATAAAAAAACAATGGGTTTTGAAAACCATCCAGATGTTATCACTCCAAATTTAGATAAACTATCAAAAGAGTCTATTGTTTTTGATAGAGCTTATGCCACTAGAGGTATTTGTGTACCCTCTAGAATGTCATTAATGACAGGTTTGTATCCAAGAACATTGGGTTTAATGGATAACAATGAAGAAACTTCTGTTACAGATGAAGCAACTTCTTTAGCAAGTATTTTTCAATACAATGGATATAAAACATTTGCTTTTGGCAAGAGACATTTAAAAGGTGGTGGTGATAAAGGTTGGGATATAAGAAAAGAGGTACATGCTGAAGAGGGTGATCATGGGAACTATCTTAGTTGGATTACAGAACAAGGGTATCAGAGTGAATTTTCTTATGATTGGGCTGCAGAATTTGGGAGAGGCCCAAAAGGCAGTAAAGATGAAAACGTTAAAATACCTATAGCCGATTTAGGTACTCGTATTTCTAAATTACCTTTTGGGTATTCAATGGAAGCATATACCGCTCTTGAAACCATTAAAATGATTGATCAACAAAAAAATAGTGATCAACCATTCTTCTGCTTTTCTTCCTTTTACAGACCTCATCAACCCTACAATCCAATTAAAAAGTTTATGGATATGTATGATGTAAGTAAATGGGGTGAAGGAACTAAATTAAAAAGTGCTATTAAAATTCCAGCAAGTTTTTATCAACCAACCAAAGATTTGCCTCCATTACTTCAATTTCAAAGAAATGGAGGAAACAAAGTATGGAATATGGATAAAGCTTTTAAAAATGAACAACTTTGGAGAGATTTTATTGGAGCATATTATGCATTAATTACAGAGATTGATTATTATGTTGGTGAAATTTTAATAGCTTTAGATAAAGCTAACATAAAAGAAGAAACCATCATTATTTATACAACAGATCATGGAGATTTTGCTGGGAATCATGGAATGGTAGAGAAGGCAGCTGCAGGGCACAATGTTTATGAAGATATATTAAACATCCCTTTAATGATTAGAATTCCTGGAAAAACAGTTCGAGGCAAACACACTGCAGAGCTAGTGACACTTACAGATATTATGCCAACATTGATTGATATTTTAGATTTAAAGACACCTAAATTAAATAATAAGTTAGAAGGACTCTCTCTCGAAAAACTTATTCTAAAAGGGAAATCAATAGAGAGGGAGTATATTGTATCTGAAAGTTGGTTTCAATCAACAGTAATTACTAAAAGTAAAAAATTAGGCATCATGCAAGAAAATCTTGTCAATCCAAAACAAGATTATAGGGATTTTGGGGATATGTTTTTTGATAGAATTACAGATCCGTTAGAAATTAAAAATGGTATCAATGATCCAAAAAATAAAAAAGACATCGAAATATTAAAAGGTTATTTTAATGATTTTAAAAATAAAGTTTCAGGTTTGGGATTCAAAGAAATCAATAATAAACTAAAAAATGGAAATACAAAAAATGAAAATCCTAGGTAA